ATTTCAGGATTTACCGGGCTGTAAGGTGGTATGAATCGTGTGTATGAAATCTTGAAATCATTCTGAGGGACAGGCATGGAAACAGGACGGGTTCGGGGAACGCTGGTACTGAACAAGACCCTTCCGGCTCTTGCCGGGAAAAAAATCCGGGTAATGGAGGAAGTGGATGTCAGGGATGTCGGTAAACCGGGAGAACTTATCATTACATTCGATTATATCGGTGCAGGCGAGGGACAGCTTGTTCTCTATGAGGGAGGACCGGAGTCTGCGATGGCGTTTTATCCCGTCATGACCGGCTCCGACGCCAATATACTTGCAATCGTCGATGATCTTGCGATGTAATAGAATTTAAATTCAGCAAAAGAAGAACTCGGCACGGTTTTAACCACAAACCATAAACCAGAAACTACAGACCATAAACCGGTATTTATGAAAATCGTTGTCTGCAACATAGGCTCTACATCGTTCAAATTTCAGCTTATCGACATGGCGGGCGAGCATGTAATGGCCCGCGGTCATATCGAGCGTGTGGGTTCCGATAATGCGCGCGGCAGATTTTACCGCGGCATGGATGGCCTTGTTGTCGATGAAGAGCGCCCGGTCAAAAATCAGCGTGAGGCGGTACGGCGCGGGCTTGATTTTCTTACCACGGAGATTATCGGCAATCTGTCCGAAATCGATGCGGTCGGTTTCAAGACGGTACAGGCAGGAGAGGAAAACGGCTCGGTTCTCCTTACGGAGAAAGTGATCAAGGCCATGGAGGAGTACATCGACATGGCGCCGGCCCATAATCCTCCCTACCTCGAAGCGATACGGATGTTCGGCGAGCTTATGCCCTCGAAACCGCTTGTGGGAGTGTTTGAGCCGGGATTTCATACGGGCAGGCCGGAATATGCACAGGTGTACGGGACTCCGTATGAATGGTTTGAAAAATATGGCATCCGTAAGTACGGCTATCATGGCGCGTCACTGCGGTATGTGACCGGAGAGACTGTCCGGATACTCGATCTCGCCCCGGATAATCACCGGATAGTTGCGTGCCATCTCGGTGGTTCGTCCTCTGTGTGCGCATACAGGAATGGAGTCGCAATCGATACGTCCATGGGTTTCAGCACGCAGACGGGGCTTATTCAGGCTGCCCGCGCCGGGGATATGGATCCGTATATTATCCCGTACATCATGAAGAAAAAAGGGATAAGCATGGAAGATGCGTTCCGCGAGCTTGGCTCGAATGGCGGATTAAAGGGTATTTCCGGCACATCGGGCGACATGAGGGATGTTATCGAGGCGATCGGTGCAGGCAGTAAACGGGCTCAGCTGGCCCGTGATAAATACATCTATGATATCAAGTTCTATATGGGCGCTTATATTTTGTTCATGGAAGGTGTCGATGCCGTCTGTTTCACCGGCGGAACGGGGCAGAAGGATCATGAGCTCCGCGCCGAGGTGCTCTCGTCGCTCGGATTTCTCGGATTCAGGCTCGATATCGAGGCGAACAGGGCGAACAGTGAGCGGATCGATGCGAAGGATTCCCGGATTGCGGCGCTTGTTCTCGAAACGAATGAAGAAATCATCGTTGCCCGTGAAACAATGCGGGTCATTTCCTGAAGTGAGCACTGTGTGTGAAAAAATGAATGCCGCAGCGAAGAAAATCCGATCACGCGGCAATGAATAATAAAGGCAGGGGAACAGGATGGAAAACCTCGAAAAAGAGCTTCGTGAACAGATATGCGAGGTCGGAAGGCGTGTCTGGCTCAAAGGCTGGGTAGCTTCAAATGACGGCAATATCAGCGCACGGATGGGTGACGAATTCATCATAACGACACCCACCGGGGTATCAAAGGGATTCATGACTCCGGATATGCTGATGAAGATCGATATGAACGGGAATGTGCGGGAAGGATATCTGAAACCCTCCTCGGAAAGTAAAATCCATATCGAAGCCTACAAGCAGCGCGATGATATCAGGGCGGTTCTCCATGCTCATCCGCCGGTCTGCACCGGGTATGCAGTCGCCAACATTCCGCTCGATTTCCAGACCCTGCCCGAGATTATCATATCCCTTGGTATCATTCCCCTTGCGCAGTACGGAACACCTTCCACAACGGAGCTCTCGGATTCCATTATCGGTCTTGTGAAGTGTCATGATGCCATTCTGCTTGCCAATCATGGCGCCATGACTGTCGGGAAAGATGTTATGAACGCCTATTACAAGATGGAAAGTGTGGAGCATTTTGCCATGATCTCTCTGACCGCTCACCAGCTCGGCGGGATGAAGCCCCTGAGCAGGCAGAATGTCGAGAAACTCGAGACTATCAGGGAGCAGTTCGGCATTAAAATCGGCGGAACTGCCTGCCTGAACTGCGGAACCTGTTACGGCACCCAGAGCTGCGAGCTGACAACAAAATCCGAATACGAGGATCTTGTGACGGAAATAACGACAAAGATTATGAAAGAAATGAAAAACCAATAAAAAAAGACTGAAAGATAATAGTGTAGAGAGCCTGTCCGTATTAAAAGGAAGATACCCGTGATACCGCTTGATTATGAAATAATTGTTTTCAAGGAAGATACGATATATGTAGCTTATTGTCCGGAGCTTGATATTTCCAGTTGCGGAAATACAATTGACCATGCGAAGGAGATGCTTAAAACGGCGGTTTGTCTTTTTCTCGAAGAGGCAGAAAAAATGGGTACTCTTGAAGATGTTCTTGGTGAGTCAGGGTATAGAAAAGACGCTGGGGGACGGTGGTTTCCTCCAAGGCTTGTCGCAACGGAATTTGTTAGTATATGCCCAGAATAACTCCCATTTCAGCCAGTAAATTACGCAAGGTGTTCGAGTATGCCGGATTTAAGTGTGTTAGAATCGAGGGAGACCATTGGGTGTATACAAAAGAAGGAATTACCAGACCTTTAATCATAGCTGACTGTAAAGAACTGCCGGTATTTATAATTAAAAATAATCGCAGAACAGCGGGAATAGGACGAGAGGAATTTTTCTCTCTTTTAGAGAAAATATAACAGGAATATCAGTTATTATAGGGAGGTTTGTTATAAAAATGCAGTGAAAGATTAGGATTTGGTTATACAGGAGTTTCATGATAAAACTGTAAACGTGGTTCAAGGCATATCTTTTATCTGATAGAATATGGGAATAGATTTATTAATACATGCAGACTTTTTTCACAGGAGGAGACAATGGCTTCTACAGGAAAAGCGATAGGGTTTATCGAAACAAAAGGTTTCATCGGTGCGGTCGAAGCCGCTGATACCATGCTCAAGGCTGCTTCGGTGAGCCTTCAGGGATACAAGAAAACCGGCAGCGGTTATATTGCTGTCATGGTTCGTGGTGATGTTGCAGCAGTCAAAGCCGCCGTTGAGGCGGGAACCGAAGCAGCAGCCCGTGTGGGAGAAGTGATAACGACACAGGTTATCGCGAGTCCTCATGAGGATCTGGAGCAGATGATATAATACGCGAGTCATGTGAGGTTGAATTATGATTGATGAACAACAGATACGAAAAATCGTGGAATCGGTTGTTGCTTCGGTGGCATCGTCATCCGGCGGGAGTCTTCCGAAAACATCACCGTCCGCCATTATGCCTTCCATGCCCGCACCGTCTGTGGCCGCCGTGTCGCCAACTGCAGGAATACGGGGACAGGACGGCGTTTTTGACCGTATGGAAGATGCGATAGCGGCTTCCAAAAGAGCTTTTGAGGAGTTCAAGAAATTCAGTATCAGGGAACGTGAGCGTCTTATCGGTATTCTGCGGAGAGTTACCCTGGATAAAGCCGAAGAATT
This window of the bacterium genome carries:
- a CDS encoding acetate/propionate family kinase, with amino-acid sequence MKIVVCNIGSTSFKFQLIDMAGEHVMARGHIERVGSDNARGRFYRGMDGLVVDEERPVKNQREAVRRGLDFLTTEIIGNLSEIDAVGFKTVQAGEENGSVLLTEKVIKAMEEYIDMAPAHNPPYLEAIRMFGELMPSKPLVGVFEPGFHTGRPEYAQVYGTPYEWFEKYGIRKYGYHGASLRYVTGETVRILDLAPDNHRIVACHLGGSSSVCAYRNGVAIDTSMGFSTQTGLIQAARAGDMDPYIIPYIMKKKGISMEDAFRELGSNGGLKGISGTSGDMRDVIEAIGAGSKRAQLARDKYIYDIKFYMGAYILFMEGVDAVCFTGGTGQKDHELRAEVLSSLGFLGFRLDIEANRANSERIDAKDSRIAALVLETNEEIIVARETMRVIS
- a CDS encoding BMC domain-containing protein, whose amino-acid sequence is MASTGKAIGFIETKGFIGAVEAADTMLKAASVSLQGYKKTGSGYIAVMVRGDVAAVKAAVEAGTEAAARVGEVITTQVIASPHEDLEQMI
- a CDS encoding EutN/CcmL family microcompartment protein is translated as METGRVRGTLVLNKTLPALAGKKIRVMEEVDVRDVGKPGELIITFDYIGAGEGQLVLYEGGPESAMAFYPVMTGSDANILAIVDDLAM
- a CDS encoding type II toxin-antitoxin system HicB family antitoxin, giving the protein MIPLDYEIIVFKEDTIYVAYCPELDISSCGNTIDHAKEMLKTAVCLFLEEAEKMGTLEDVLGESGYRKDAGGRWFPPRLVATEFVSICPE
- a CDS encoding class II aldolase/adducin family protein translates to MENLEKELREQICEVGRRVWLKGWVASNDGNISARMGDEFIITTPTGVSKGFMTPDMLMKIDMNGNVREGYLKPSSESKIHIEAYKQRDDIRAVLHAHPPVCTGYAVANIPLDFQTLPEIIISLGIIPLAQYGTPSTTELSDSIIGLVKCHDAILLANHGAMTVGKDVMNAYYKMESVEHFAMISLTAHQLGGMKPLSRQNVEKLETIREQFGIKIGGTACLNCGTCYGTQSCELTTKSEYEDLVTEITTKIMKEMKNQ